The uncultured Trichococcus sp. DNA window TTTTTCTTGAATCTATCAAATGATAATACTGATCCTTAGTGTCCGCCGTGTCCGCTTGGCAGCGAGTTGTTCGGATTTTCGAAAGCCAAGCCGAGTGCATCGGAGACGGCTTCCATGATGCTGTTGCTGCTGAAGGTCGCGCCAGAAACGGCATCGATTTCGACTGCTTGAGCGGCGATGATTTCTTCAATGACGGTGGTCCAAGCACGGTAGAAAAATTGGTCATCGTCCTGTTTTGAGGTTTCGGTGATGTCGGTTATCTGTCCGTTTTGGACGGTCACTTCCACAACCGTTTCGCCGCGAAAGCCGGTTCCGCTGCCTGTATAAACACCATCCGCATACTGCCCTGCGGCAACGCTGCTTGATGCGCTCTCCTCTGAACTGGATGAAGCTGCTTCCTCGCTGGTATCAGCTTCGATTTCAGTTGAGTCGCTTGCTGTGGATGACGTGGGTGTTTGTCCGGAAAGTACATTGGCGACCGCATCCATGATCCCTACGCTGCTGTATGTTGCACCCGTAACGGCATCCACATCGGTACTTTGCGCTCCGATGATGTCGCCGCTACGGCTCCCAGAGTCTTGCTGTTCAATTCCATCC harbors:
- a CDS encoding FMN-binding protein, producing the protein MRNRLPDEKLQHAIFRDGIEQQDSGSRSGDIIGAQSTDVDAVTGATYSSVGIMDAVANVLSGQTPTSSTASDSTEIEADTSEEAASSSSEESASSSVAAGQYADGVYTGSGTGFRGETVVEVTVQNGQITDITETSKQDDDQFFYRAWTTVIEEIIAAQAVEIDAVSGATFSSNSIMEAVSDALGLAFENPNNSLPSGHGGH